One stretch of Flavobacterium sp. 9 DNA includes these proteins:
- a CDS encoding inorganic diphosphatase, producing the protein MTADKLTTFDVLIEIPRGSRNKYEYDFEIKRMRFDRMLFSSMMYPADYGFIPETLALDGDPLDVLVLINEPTFPGCVIEVKPIGVFHMADDKGPDEKIICVPVSDPIWNSLNDLSDINGHLLKEIEHFFQVYKDLENKQVDVEGWGDVNEAFAIIAECTKRFDDIENKPEGLFSIK; encoded by the coding sequence ATGACCGCAGACAAACTAACGACTTTCGATGTATTAATCGAAATACCACGTGGAAGCAGAAATAAATACGAGTATGATTTTGAAATCAAAAGAATGCGTTTCGACAGAATGTTATTCTCTTCAATGATGTACCCGGCTGATTACGGATTTATTCCAGAAACTTTAGCACTTGACGGAGACCCTCTTGATGTATTAGTTTTAATAAACGAGCCAACTTTCCCTGGTTGTGTTATTGAAGTAAAACCAATTGGTGTTTTCCATATGGCAGATGATAAAGGACCAGACGAAAAAATCATTTGTGTACCAGTTTCAGATCCAATCTGGAATTCATTAAATGACCTTTCAGATATTAATGGACACTTGTTGAAAGAAATCGAGCATTTCTTCCAGGTTTACAAAGATCTTGAAAACAAACAAGTAGATGTAGAAGGTTGGGGAGACGTAAACGAAGCATTTGCAATCATTGCTGAGTGTACTAAGCGTTTTGATGACATTGAAAATAAACCAGAGGGATTATTTAGTATTAAATAA
- a CDS encoding sodium-translocating pyrophosphatase encodes MNAFMIYLPIVMAILGLLFMGIKRTWVLKQDAGDGKMKEISDYIYEGALAFLKAEYKLLTIFVIIASIALAGITFIPGVKTHLLIVVAFIFGALFSAYAGNIGMKIATKTNVRTTQAARTSLPQALKVSFGGGTVMGLGVAGLAVLGLTAFFIIFFNLFSGGVWKDTETMTVVLETLAGFSLGAESIALFARVGGGIYTKAADVGADLVGKVEAGIPEDDPRNPATIADNVGDNVGDVAGMGADLFGSYVATVLAAMVLGNYVIKDMGGSIQDAFGGIGPILLPMSIAGFGIIFSIIGTLLVKITDDNAKEAQVQKALNIGNWVSIALTAVACFFLVQHMLPETMQMTFFGEGSKAISSMRVFYATLVGLVVGGAISSVTEYYTGLGTKPVMAIVQKSSTGAGTNVIAGLATGMISTFPTVLLFAAAIWISYALAGFYGVALAASAMMATTAMQLAIDAFGPISDNAGGIAEMSELPKEVRTRTDILDSVGNTTAATGKGFAIASAALTSLALFAAYVTFTGIDGINIFKAPVLAMLFVGGMIPVVFSALAMNSVGKAAMDMVYEVRRQFKEIPGIMEGTGKPEYGKCVEISTKAALREMMLPGILTIGFPIAIVLLGKLVYADNNQLIAEMLGGYMAGVTVSGVLWAVFQNNAGGAWDNAKKSFEAGVMINGEMTYKGSDAHKAAVTGDTVGDPFKDTSGPSMNILIKLTCLIGLVVAPILGDGHSASAMVEKGSCCAKTEMHAGGVSKCGDLSGMTKEECIKACKEKGCTAEETAKCLAHYDANGKYVNNQRTDCFDTTKYSKNRLEVNLSTVNGVTVGTVTKTVNDKTTTEVYEGTEAEVKAKIEAAK; translated from the coding sequence ATGAATGCATTTATGATTTACTTGCCAATTGTCATGGCGATTTTAGGATTACTTTTCATGGGAATAAAAAGGACTTGGGTTTTAAAACAAGATGCTGGAGATGGTAAAATGAAAGAAATTTCAGATTACATCTACGAAGGAGCACTGGCCTTCCTAAAAGCAGAATATAAACTATTAACCATCTTTGTAATTATTGCAAGTATAGCTTTAGCAGGAATTACTTTTATTCCGGGTGTAAAAACGCATTTATTAATTGTAGTAGCATTCATCTTTGGAGCGCTTTTTTCGGCTTATGCAGGTAATATAGGTATGAAAATAGCAACTAAAACAAACGTAAGAACAACTCAGGCCGCACGTACAAGTTTGCCACAAGCACTAAAAGTTTCTTTTGGCGGAGGAACCGTAATGGGTTTAGGCGTTGCAGGATTAGCCGTTTTAGGCTTAACAGCTTTCTTTATAATTTTCTTTAATTTATTTTCTGGCGGAGTTTGGAAAGATACAGAAACAATGACCGTTGTTTTGGAGACATTAGCTGGTTTTTCACTTGGTGCAGAATCAATTGCTTTGTTTGCCAGAGTTGGTGGTGGAATCTATACTAAAGCTGCCGATGTTGGTGCAGATTTAGTTGGTAAAGTTGAAGCTGGAATTCCAGAAGATGATCCGCGTAATCCTGCTACAATTGCAGATAACGTTGGAGATAATGTTGGAGACGTTGCCGGAATGGGAGCAGATTTATTTGGTTCATATGTAGCAACTGTTTTAGCAGCAATGGTACTTGGAAACTATGTTATAAAAGATATGGGCGGAAGTATTCAGGATGCTTTTGGCGGAATTGGACCAATCTTATTGCCAATGTCAATTGCCGGTTTCGGAATTATATTTTCTATTATAGGAACATTATTAGTAAAAATTACTGACGATAATGCTAAAGAAGCACAAGTACAAAAAGCATTAAATATAGGAAACTGGGTTTCAATTGCTTTAACTGCAGTTGCCTGTTTCTTTTTAGTACAGCACATGTTACCGGAAACAATGCAAATGACATTTTTTGGCGAAGGATCAAAAGCAATTTCATCAATGCGTGTTTTCTATGCGACTTTAGTTGGATTAGTAGTTGGTGGAGCTATTTCATCGGTGACAGAATATTATACAGGATTAGGTACAAAACCCGTTATGGCAATTGTACAAAAATCATCAACAGGAGCAGGAACAAACGTAATTGCAGGTTTGGCAACAGGAATGATTTCTACGTTTCCAACGGTATTATTGTTTGCAGCAGCAATCTGGATTTCATATGCATTAGCAGGTTTTTACGGAGTAGCTTTAGCGGCATCTGCAATGATGGCAACAACAGCTATGCAGCTTGCAATTGATGCTTTTGGACCAATATCTGACAACGCTGGAGGAATTGCCGAAATGAGCGAATTACCAAAAGAAGTTCGTACAAGAACAGATATTTTAGATTCAGTTGGAAATACAACTGCAGCAACAGGAAAAGGTTTTGCGATTGCATCTGCAGCGTTAACGTCATTAGCATTATTTGCTGCCTATGTAACTTTTACAGGAATTGATGGAATCAATATTTTTAAAGCACCAGTTTTAGCCATGTTATTCGTTGGTGGAATGATTCCGGTAGTTTTCTCGGCTTTAGCCATGAATTCTGTTGGAAAAGCTGCAATGGATATGGTTTACGAAGTGCGTCGTCAGTTTAAAGAAATTCCTGGAATTATGGAAGGAACCGGAAAACCTGAATACGGAAAATGTGTTGAAATTTCGACAAAAGCTGCTTTGCGCGAAATGATGTTGCCAGGAATCCTAACAATTGGTTTTCCAATTGCAATAGTATTATTAGGTAAATTAGTTTACGCAGATAACAACCAGTTAATAGCTGAAATGTTAGGAGGATATATGGCTGGAGTTACCGTATCTGGAGTTCTTTGGGCAGTTTTCCAAAACAATGCCGGAGGAGCTTGGGATAATGCTAAAAAATCTTTTGAAGCAGGAGTTATGATCAATGGCGAAATGACGTATAAAGGTTCTGATGCGCACAAAGCTGCAGTAACTGGAGATACAGTTGGAGATCCATTTAAAGATACATCTGGACCATCAATGAACATTCTTATTAAATTAACTTGTTTGATTGGTTTAGTAGTTGCGCCTATTTTAGGTGATGGACATTCTGCTTCAGCTATGGTAGAAAAAGGTTCATGTTGTGCAAAAACTGAAATGCATGCAGGCGGAGTTTCTAAATGCGGAGACTTGTCAGGTATGACTAAAGAAGAATGTATCAAAGCTTGTAAAGAAAAAGGTTGCACTGCCGAAGAAACAGCAAAATGCTTGGCGCATTATGATGCAAACGGAAAATATGTAAACAACCAGAGAACAGATTGTTTTGATACTACTAAATATAGTAAAAACAGACTTGAGGTTAATTTATCTACGGTTAATGGAGTAACAGTTGGAACCGTTACTAAAACAGTAAATGACAAGACAACTACAGAAGTTTATGAAGGCACAGAAGCTGAAGTAAAAGCAAAAATCGAAGCAGCTAAATAA
- a CDS encoding type II toxin-antitoxin system HigA family antitoxin, protein MEIKPIKTEKDYDLALERVNVLFDAEPNTVEAYELDILVTLIEKYEQIHYPIPEPDPIETL, encoded by the coding sequence ATGGAAATAAAGCCTATAAAAACAGAAAAAGATTATGACTTGGCTTTAGAAAGAGTAAATGTTCTTTTTGACGCCGAGCCTAATACAGTTGAAGCTTACGAATTAGATATTTTAGTAACACTTATTGAAAAATATGAGCAAATACATTATCCTATTCCAGAACCTGATCCAATCGAAACTCTCTAA
- a CDS encoding deoxynucleoside kinase: MHIAIAGNIGAGKTTLTKLLAKHFKWEPHYEDVVDNPYLDDFYHQMERWSFNLQIYFLNSRFRQVLQIRESGKKIIQDRTIYEDAYIFAPNLYSMGLMTSRDFENYTSLFELMESLVKAPDLLIYLRSSIPNLVGQIHKRGRDYENSISIDYLSRLNERYEAWVQTYTKGKLLIIDVDNINFVDNPEDLGNIINRIDAELNGLF, from the coding sequence ATGCACATAGCAATAGCAGGAAATATAGGCGCAGGAAAAACAACTTTAACCAAATTATTGGCGAAACACTTCAAATGGGAACCTCATTATGAAGATGTAGTTGATAATCCTTACTTAGACGATTTCTACCACCAAATGGAGCGTTGGTCGTTTAATTTGCAGATTTACTTCTTGAATAGTCGATTCCGTCAGGTGTTGCAAATTCGCGAAAGCGGAAAGAAAATCATTCAGGACAGAACGATTTATGAAGATGCTTATATTTTTGCTCCCAACTTATATTCGATGGGCTTAATGACAAGTCGTGATTTTGAAAATTACACTTCTTTGTTTGAATTAATGGAATCGTTGGTAAAAGCGCCTGATTTATTAATTTACTTAAGAAGCTCTATTCCTAACTTAGTAGGTCAAATTCACAAACGCGGACGTGATTACGAAAACTCTATTTCGATTGATTATTTAAGCCGTTTGAACGAAAGATATGAAGCTTGGGTACAAACTTATACTAAAGGAAAATTATTGATTATCGATGTTGATAATATAAATTTCGTTGATAATCCTGAAGATTTAGGAAACATCATTAATAGAATTGATGCTGAATTGAACGGGTTATTTTAG
- a CDS encoding GLPGLI family protein yields the protein MKNIILYMSLILVFTQVQAQKDFQGMAVYESKTQAPKFEGMRGNRDITPEMQKNIEERMKKMLEKTFILNFDKSTSIYKEEEKLESPGQQGGFRVMAGLMGGGGTFYKDVKSKSYTVDKEFMGKEFLVVDSLPKLNWKLEQETKQIGGYTCYKATAVKEASKSDFRNFRPKNNDDKKPEEKKDAVKKTSGETKTNFEDNFEMPKEITVTAWYSPEIPINQGPENYWGLPGLILEINDGKTTILCSKIVLNAKEKVTIKPPTKGKVISQKDYDDTVIKKMEEFREMNRGRDGGPGAGPTMIRR from the coding sequence ATGAAAAACATAATTTTATATATGTCTTTGATACTTGTTTTCACACAAGTTCAGGCGCAGAAAGATTTTCAGGGAATGGCCGTTTATGAGTCAAAAACGCAAGCTCCTAAGTTTGAAGGCATGCGCGGAAATCGCGACATTACGCCCGAAATGCAAAAGAATATTGAGGAGCGAATGAAGAAAATGCTTGAAAAGACTTTTATTTTAAACTTTGATAAGTCGACTTCTATTTATAAAGAAGAAGAAAAACTGGAATCTCCGGGACAACAAGGAGGTTTTCGTGTTATGGCAGGACTTATGGGCGGCGGCGGAACTTTTTATAAAGATGTAAAAAGTAAATCATATACAGTTGATAAAGAATTTATGGGTAAAGAATTTTTAGTGGTAGATTCTTTGCCAAAATTAAACTGGAAATTAGAACAGGAAACTAAGCAAATTGGTGGATATACCTGTTATAAAGCGACAGCAGTAAAAGAAGCGAGTAAAAGTGATTTTAGAAATTTCAGACCAAAAAATAACGACGATAAAAAGCCTGAAGAAAAGAAAGACGCTGTAAAGAAAACTTCAGGAGAAACCAAAACCAATTTTGAAGATAATTTTGAAATGCCAAAAGAAATTACCGTAACTGCTTGGTATTCGCCAGAAATTCCGATAAATCAAGGACCTGAAAATTATTGGGGTTTGCCAGGTTTGATTTTAGAAATCAATGATGGAAAAACTACTATTTTGTGTTCGAAAATTGTTTTGAATGCCAAAGAAAAAGTTACAATAAAACCACCTACAAAAGGCAAAGTAATCTCTCAAAAAGATTATGATGATACCGTAATTAAAAAAATGGAAGAATTTAGAGAAATGAATCGTGGACGCGATGGTGGTCCCGGAGCTGGTCCTACCATGATTAGAAGATAA
- a CDS encoding carboxypeptidase-like regulatory domain-containing protein, which yields MKNILLFVIFLMTTISFAQSVRFDGFIQDEQKNPLEMANIMAVNTATKAMDSYGITNDKGKFQLTLKPNTSYTVKVSYLGMKSKEIAISTKTENIIQNIVMDDTGIELEGVEIVREMPVSISGDTIVYNADSFKSGTEKKLEDVLKKLPGVEVNADGEIEVEGKKVSKLMVEGKDFFDGDTKLGVKNIPADAIDKIQVLRNYNEIGALKGLENDQDNVAMNIKLKEGKKNFWFGDVTAGIGVAELDSRYIINPKLFYYSPKYSINLITNFNNIGELPLTAQDYFKFTGGFKNMMKKGGSNFNVSSNDLGISVLRNNRAKEIETKFGATNFSYSPTKAWNISGFGILSTSKTDLETKSQTTILDSGDQQKRDELTHQKNNLGLFKLSSTYKPNDKFQFDYDILTKLSKQDEDTDLLRESIVNSASTLETILTNKKQDPTSINQNLSLYYTQSDKNIFAFEMQHLYQDENPFYNANLRTQPFNLSGYVPGQNRNDLNQDRFVKTNKLDAKLDYYYMVTPKSNINITLGNTYSYQGFNSHIFQMLDNGDKNDLNDPQNNNQVKYDFDDVFLGFHYKILTGKFTLTPGVSVHSYGMKNTQLGTDYSQNFVKVLPDLFALYQIKKSETLTYNFSLTNDFTDINQLASGYVLSDYSSLFRGNRTLENATSQVHSLRYFKYNMFNFENIFANATYTKKVDAIKTAADFTGINQSSVPYNSNLADETFSGMGNYGRSFLKNYKASVNATLNWSKFNNIQNNVLATTESFSQSYTVKASTNYKNLPNIEFGYNALINKYSGSTYYTDKPFARLDYYFLDSFSFVSEYEFYHYYNGNKTVDNEYDFLNASLVYQKKDSKWEYKVAATNLLNTKYLNDDSFSQFSTRVSQYTVQPRYIIFSMKYNL from the coding sequence ATGAAAAATATACTCCTTTTTGTCATTTTTTTAATGACCACTATTTCTTTTGCGCAAAGTGTTCGCTTTGATGGCTTTATTCAGGATGAGCAAAAGAATCCGTTAGAAATGGCCAATATCATGGCTGTAAATACTGCTACAAAAGCAATGGATTCTTATGGAATTACAAATGATAAAGGAAAGTTTCAATTGACTTTGAAGCCAAATACCTCTTATACAGTTAAGGTGAGTTACCTTGGAATGAAATCAAAAGAAATTGCTATTTCGACCAAGACTGAAAATATCATTCAAAACATTGTTATGGATGATACTGGAATTGAGCTTGAAGGCGTTGAAATCGTTCGCGAAATGCCTGTTTCGATAAGCGGCGATACAATTGTTTACAACGCAGATTCGTTTAAATCCGGAACGGAGAAAAAACTGGAAGACGTCTTGAAAAAACTTCCCGGTGTTGAAGTAAATGCTGACGGAGAAATCGAAGTCGAAGGAAAAAAAGTCAGCAAATTAATGGTTGAAGGCAAAGATTTTTTTGATGGAGATACCAAGTTGGGCGTTAAAAATATTCCGGCAGATGCGATTGATAAAATTCAGGTTTTAAGAAATTATAATGAAATTGGCGCTTTAAAAGGTTTAGAAAATGATCAGGATAATGTCGCAATGAATATTAAACTGAAAGAAGGAAAAAAGAATTTTTGGTTTGGAGATGTAACCGCAGGAATTGGCGTTGCAGAATTGGATAGTCGTTATATTATTAATCCGAAGTTGTTTTATTACAGTCCAAAATACAGCATTAATTTAATTACTAATTTTAATAATATTGGTGAATTGCCCTTAACGGCACAGGATTATTTTAAGTTTACGGGCGGATTTAAAAATATGATGAAAAAGGGCGGAAGCAATTTTAATGTTTCTTCTAATGATTTAGGAATTTCGGTATTGAGAAATAATCGCGCAAAAGAAATCGAGACTAAATTTGGTGCTACAAACTTCTCCTATTCGCCGACGAAAGCTTGGAATATTAGCGGTTTTGGAATTCTGTCAACTTCAAAAACAGATCTTGAAACCAAATCACAAACTACAATTTTAGATTCTGGAGATCAGCAAAAACGAGATGAATTAACGCATCAAAAAAATAATCTGGGACTTTTTAAATTAAGTTCAACTTATAAACCCAACGATAAATTTCAGTTTGATTATGATATCTTAACAAAATTATCGAAACAAGATGAAGACACAGATTTGTTGCGTGAATCTATTGTAAATAGCGCTTCGACTTTGGAAACTATTTTGACGAATAAAAAACAAGATCCAACTTCTATAAATCAAAATCTGAGTTTGTATTATACACAAAGTGACAAGAATATTTTTGCTTTTGAAATGCAGCATTTATATCAGGATGAAAATCCGTTTTATAATGCCAATTTAAGAACTCAGCCTTTTAATTTATCCGGATATGTGCCAGGACAAAATAGAAATGATCTGAATCAGGATCGATTTGTCAAAACCAATAAATTGGATGCTAAACTGGATTACTATTATATGGTAACACCAAAAAGTAACATCAATATCACTTTAGGAAATACATATTCTTATCAGGGTTTTAATTCCCATATTTTCCAAATGTTGGATAATGGAGATAAAAATGATCTGAATGATCCGCAAAATAACAATCAGGTTAAATATGATTTTGATGATGTTTTTCTGGGATTTCATTATAAGATACTGACCGGAAAATTTACGTTGACGCCTGGAGTAAGTGTACATTCATACGGAATGAAAAACACACAATTAGGGACTGATTATTCTCAGAATTTTGTAAAAGTCCTGCCTGATCTCTTCGCTTTATATCAAATTAAAAAATCAGAAACTTTGACGTATAATTTTTCCTTAACGAATGATTTTACAGATATTAATCAATTGGCTTCCGGTTATGTTTTGTCTGATTATAGTAGTTTGTTCCGTGGGAATCGTACTTTAGAAAATGCAACGTCACAGGTACATTCGCTGCGTTATTTTAAATACAATATGTTCAATTTTGAAAACATTTTTGCGAACGCAACTTACACTAAAAAAGTAGACGCTATAAAAACTGCAGCAGATTTTACAGGAATAAACCAGTCATCAGTGCCTTATAATTCTAATTTGGCTGATGAAACCTTTTCAGGAATGGGAAATTATGGACGTTCTTTCCTTAAGAATTACAAAGCTTCTGTTAATGCAACTTTAAACTGGTCGAAATTTAATAATATTCAGAATAATGTTTTGGCAACGACAGAGAGTTTTAGTCAAAGTTATACCGTAAAAGCTTCAACAAACTATAAAAACCTTCCTAATATTGAGTTTGGATACAACGCTTTGATCAATAAATACAGCGGTTCGACGTATTATACAGACAAACCTTTTGCAAGATTAGATTACTATTTTCTGGATAGTTTTTCGTTTGTTTCTGAATACGAGTTTTACCATTATTACAATGGAAATAAAACGGTTGATAATGAATATGACTTCTTAAATGCAAGTTTGGTATATCAAAAAAAGGACAGTAAATGGGAGTATAAAGTTGCAGCAACTAATTTGCTAAATACAAAATATCTCAATGATGACAGCTTCTCGCAGTTTTCAACCAGAGTTTCGCAATATACAGTTCAGCCGCGCTACATCATTTTTTCGATGAAATATAATTTATAG